The DNA region TCCCTGGCTTAGCCGGACCTCCGCCTCGCGGAGCTTGCCGATAATCTGCTCAACCGTGTGATTCTTCTTCGCCATTTTGCCCTCCTTCAAGCCAACCCAATCCTAACATCCGGGCTGGACCAGTTTTCGGGGGGCAGGCCATCGCCTGGCCGAGCTTTTCCAGCCATTTCGCCAAGTCCTCGTCCTGGCGTTCGAGGGCGCTCAGCCGGGTGGCCACGGTCGGGGTCGTTGCGTCGTCGGCGGCACGGGCGTCAAAGCCGAACGGCAGCCCTCCCGTGGCTGCAGCCGCCCACAGAACCAAGGCCAGAATCAAGGTACCGAGAGGAAACCGAAATCGCGAGGACGTCATGACAGGCCCTTCCGCGCACCCGTTCGCCCCCCGGTGAAGCCTCCCGTGCCTGATGTTAGCAAGGCTGCTGCGTAAATGCACGGTCACTCATCAGTTTGATCACCTCTTCCGGCATTCGTCGGATCGGAATAGCATGGAGACCGTGAGAACGAGCTTTTGCTCCTGCTGGGCCTAACCGTTCAATCGCAGAGCGACAAAACTTTCTCCGTCTATGTTGAAGACGATAGCTTCGCCGACCACGCCGATCAGCTCCTGCAGGAGTTTCACGATCTTCTTCTAGAGGAATGCGCGCCAGCGTTTGATACGAGGTCCCAGGAGTTTATGGCTCGCCCTGAGGCAATTGTGTTAGTGGCGCGTGAAGCCATGTATTATGGCGCCGAGAGTTTCTATCTTCACCAATTCTCGAGCTTCAGCCGGAATCGGTACCGCGACGATGCGGTATGGCTCTTGCAGAACGCAGGTATTTCCATCCGACCGACAATCGACATAGCAAATTTCATCGTTGAACGCGTCAACCTCCAGATAACGTCGGTTGGCTCTTTACGAGCTGAAGGCCGTGAGTTCAACCACTCGGATCTCACGAATAGCCTACTGATCTCGAAGGCTGGCATCCTGGGATCAGTGTGGGGAAACGGCCGCCTCGGAAGGTATTCGATCATCGCCCGAATTCCCGTATGGTTGCTCCACAAACGGATTTGTTAAGCGGCGCGAGGCGGCCCGGATCGTCCGCCCTCTCGCCTGGACCGGGGACTTGAAGCCATGAATAACCCAATGAATCTCGAAGCTCGCAACATCATCGTCACCGGTGCCGGCCAGGGCATCGGCGAGGCCGTCTCGCGCCTGGTCGTCGAGCTCGGCGGCCGCGCCATCCTGGTCGATTTGCAGGGCGACAAGGTCAAGGCATTGGCCGAGGAATTGGGCAGCGACCGGGCCCAGGCACATGTCGGCTCGGTGACGGATCCCGGCTTCGTCCAGGACATGGTGGCCCAGGCGGTCGATCAGAACGGCGTCATCCATGGTCTTGTCAACAATGCCGGCATCGTGCGGGCGGCGATGATCAACAAGATGCCGCTGGAATCCTGGCAGCAGGTCATCGACGTCAATCTCTCGGGCGTTTTCTACTGCTTGCAGGCGGTCGGCCGGCACATGTGCGAGCGCGCCGAGACCGGCGACACGAGCCCCGCTTCTATCGTCAACATTTCCTCCGACGCCGGGCGTCGCGGCACCATCGGCCAGATCAACTACGGTGCCGCCAAGTCCGGCGTCATGGGCATCACCATGAGCGCGGCCCGAGAATGGGCGGCCAAGGGCGTGCGGGTGAATTCCGTCTGCTTCGGCGTGGTGGAGACGGAAATGACCGAAACCATTCGCTCGGGTAAATTCCGCGACAGAGTCCTGGCGCAAGTTCCCATGGGCCGCTTTTCCGAAGCCGACGAGGTCTCGCCGCCGGTCTGTTTCCTGCTCTCCGATGCCGCCAGCTACATCACCGGACAGCATTTGTCGGTCAACGGCGGCTACACCATCGGTATCTGATGGGCAAAGGCCTCGCGACCGTCCGGCGACCGTCCGCGTCCCCTTAATTAAGGATTGTTAAGGCGAGCCGGGGGGATTCGGTGCCACAATTACCCGGTGCCCGGATTTGTCCTGCGGGCTACCATTTTTTTGCTCCAACCGGGTGCCAAGGTGGCCAGGGAGGCGGACATGTTCGAAGGCTTTGAGCGTGATCGACGCGAGGTCAACGGCGTCGAGATCAATTTCGTCCAACGGGGCAGCGGTCCGCCGTTGCTGCTGCTGCACGGCTATCCGCAGTCGCACGTGCTGTGGCACAAGGTGGCGCCCCGGCTGGCCGAGCACTATCGCGTGGTGGCGCCCGACATGCGCGGCTACGGCGATAGCGGCAAGCCGGCGGCTGCGCCCGGCGACCATACCGTCTACTGCAAACGCACAATGGCCCAGGACATGGTGGCGTTGTTGGATGATCTCGGCATCGAGAGCTGCCACATCGTAGGCCATGACCGGGGTGTGCGGGTGGGTCACCGCCTGGCGCTCGACCATCCCGATCGCGTCCTGAGCCTGACCTCGCTCGATGTCGTGCCCACCCAGGCGGTGTTCGACGGCATGGACGACCAGCTTGCCCTGGCCTTCTTCCACTGGGTGCTGATGCGCCAGCCGCACCCGGTGGCCGAGACGCTGATCGGCAACAGCGTGGATTTCTATTTCGATTTCATCATGGAGCGCTGGTGCGCCACGGCGGGCGCCATCACCGCGGAAGCCATGGCGGAATACCGCCGCTGTTTCTGCAATCAGGAAGCCGTCAACGCCAGCGTCGCCGAATACCGCGCCACCGAGTTGGACCTGCAACACGACGAAGCCGACTGCGGGCGCAAGCTGGAGTGCCCGGTGCTGGTGCTGTGGGGCGGCAACACGGCCAAGCGCCCGGGCTGGCAGACCGGCCGGAACATGCAGCTGCTCGAGACCTGGCGCCAGCGCGCCGTCGAGGTGCGCGGCAAGGCGCTCGACTGCGCCCACTTCGTGCCCGAGGAAAAGCCCGACGAGGTGGTCGCCGAGCTGCGGGCTTTCCTGAACGACATCGGCGGCTAGAGCGCGTCAGAATTGATCCAGGCCACACGCCCCACTCGCCAGCACCAACCAACATGCAGCCGTGGCGCCCCCCCGAGGGGGTCAGGCCGGCGACAGCACGTGAATAATCCGGCTGGCGATCAGGTCCTTGGTC from Alphaproteobacteria bacterium includes:
- a CDS encoding SDR family NAD(P)-dependent oxidoreductase; its protein translation is MNNPMNLEARNIIVTGAGQGIGEAVSRLVVELGGRAILVDLQGDKVKALAEELGSDRAQAHVGSVTDPGFVQDMVAQAVDQNGVIHGLVNNAGIVRAAMINKMPLESWQQVIDVNLSGVFYCLQAVGRHMCERAETGDTSPASIVNISSDAGRRGTIGQINYGAAKSGVMGITMSAAREWAAKGVRVNSVCFGVVETEMTETIRSGKFRDRVLAQVPMGRFSEADEVSPPVCFLLSDAASYITGQHLSVNGGYTIGI
- a CDS encoding alpha/beta hydrolase; the encoded protein is MFEGFERDRREVNGVEINFVQRGSGPPLLLLHGYPQSHVLWHKVAPRLAEHYRVVAPDMRGYGDSGKPAAAPGDHTVYCKRTMAQDMVALLDDLGIESCHIVGHDRGVRVGHRLALDHPDRVLSLTSLDVVPTQAVFDGMDDQLALAFFHWVLMRQPHPVAETLIGNSVDFYFDFIMERWCATAGAITAEAMAEYRRCFCNQEAVNASVAEYRATELDLQHDEADCGRKLECPVLVLWGGNTAKRPGWQTGRNMQLLETWRQRAVEVRGKALDCAHFVPEEKPDEVVAELRAFLNDIGG